From the Drechmeria coniospora strain ARSEF 6962 chromosome 02, whole genome shotgun sequence genome, the window TCGAGCATGcggacgccgatgccgtaAAAATGAGCGCTCAGGTCTCGCAGCGGGACGGCTCGCGGGTCGGCCTTGAGCGCGGCCGCCACCTGGTCCGAGAGGCATGACGGCAGGTTGAGCGTCAGCGGCGCCTTGGAGTCCtcgccagcggcggcgagcgcaaGCATTTCGGCGAGCCAGAGCGGTAGCGTGAGAGCCGTGCCGGGTTTGAGTCCCGACGTGCTGttgtcgaggtggccgaggtaAGGGCAGTCGAGCTCGAATTGGCAGGGGACTTTCTGCATCGCCGCGGGGGTTAGATGGTGGGAGAGCACGAGAGTCGTTGCGGTGACGGTGATGGGGGTTCGCACCTCGGCATCTGTCAGGATGGAGTTCACATCGTAGTACGACATGTTGGCGCTCTGGTCATATCATTGTTGACAATGGCTTGCTGATGCAGGTGTGCGGCTTGAACGATGCACAAGCAATTCGCCGTTGGTGCAGGTTGAAGTCGAGGTTGAAGGTCGCGACTCGCGAATCGCTCACCAATAATGCCGTTGCGAGAATCcgagtattaattattaataGAACAGCAGCGCGGTCGGACGGTTTCGGTCCTCAGCCACACAGACGCTTCCGCCACACAGACACTAGCCACCATTCGGATTATCGGCGCATTTCGGCGCAAAAGTGACCTGAAGCTACAAAGTATGAACGGCGTGCCGAGGATCAACGAAGCTTGATTGACATCATCCCTTCTCCAACGCCGTCCATCCGCTGCACGTCAATTGGTAAGCCGAATTCTATTTCCCAAGCTGCTGCGTCATCATCTCCGCAGTTCCGCATCCCTTCGtcttacttatacttgtaGTACCGTGCAGTTCGTCTTCACTGGGAATACCTCTCACCATCCTCCCACCCGCAAGATCACTGAAGACGAGGAACAGCCAGATCGCAACAATGTCGGCCGCCCTCCTTCGCACCACACCCGCCCTGCGCGCCGGTCTCCGGGCCTCCGCCAGGCCCATGGCTGCCATGACGTTTGCCCGCGGCAAAGCCACGCTGCCCGACCTCCCCTGTGagcttcctcctcggcgtcccTTTCCTCGTCCCGCTCCGTCCCGCCCCCGTCCATCCGGCCAATGTCCCTTGCCTGGTGAAAATTGGAACGAGTTTCGGACAGTATGCTAACCCTCGCCGTCCCGCAGACGACTATGCCGCCCTTGAGCCCTACATCTCGGGTCAGATTATGGAGCTGCACCACGCCAAGCACCATCAGACGTACGTCAACAGCTTCAATGCTGCTTGCGAGgctctcgacgaggcccagaGCAAGAACGACACCAAAGCGGCCGCTGCGCAGGCGCCGCTCCTCAACTTTCATGGCGGCGGTCATGTCAACCACTCCCTCTTCTGGGAAAACCTTGCGCCAAACGGCaagggtggcggcggcgagcccaACGGCAAGCTCCTTGTGCGTCGTTCCCTCTCCGTGGCCTCCCCAGAGCGTTGCTCCAAAGTGACTGACGCCCTTTACCCCAGGCTGCCATCAAGGAAGACTTTGGCTCCTTCGATCACCTCAAGAAGCAGACCaacgccgctctcgccggGATACAAGGCTCCGGCTGGGCCTGGCTTGTCAAGGACAAAACGACGGgcaccctcggcctcgtcacgCGTGCCAACCAGGACCCTGTCACCGGCAACCTCGAGCCCCTGCTCGGTATTGACGCTTGGGAGCACGCGTACTACCTGCAGTACCAGAACCGCAAGGCCGAGTACTTTGGTGCCATCTGGGAGGTCATCAATTGGGGCACCGTTGCCAAGCGGTTTGAGAAATAGAGCATGGGGCGTGTGTACTGTATCATTATGAAAACGTGCTGGGCTCAAATTCTATCATGAAGATGGCTGATAAAGCTTGTATCTTGATAGCCTTTTGCAACTCCATCGTCGCATGCACATGACAGCGCAAGGCTACGCGGCCTTGGCTACATCTCATCTCACGCACCGACAGATCCCCGCATTCGCATCCTGGTGTGCCGCATGGCTCTACGGCCCGCCCCCGAGGTCCACGGCTGGGCTTGGAACCTTTCGCGGCACAGAAAAGGCCCTGGCAATCATCCACGACCCCGCCTTTGCTTGAAGCGCTTCCCTCCACTCGCTCCAAGCAACGGCGGCATCAAGACGTCGGGAAGCCGGTGACGGGGTAGCAGCTGGGAGCTCATGGCAAGGGCCACGGAGCGGCCCACCGGACGATGCTCCGATAAGCGACGAGCTCAGGCAAGTCCTCTCTCTCGAAAATTTCGCTCGCATAGTCGTACCAGTCTGCATTGGCGGCCTTGGTAGAAGGCTCGAAGAACTTGACATAGTCCCACCACTCCGGGTACCAGCCTGCACAGTCCCAGCCGACTATGGCGACGATTTTGGTGTTGTCGATGATGATGTTTCGCGGACAGAGCTCGCCGTGAGATAGGACGACCGAAGCTGTCTCTCGAAACTGGTTACTTATCCTTCCGACCAACGCTCTCGGAACGGAGGGGtgcatggcggcgaggaggaatgCCACGAACTGGGCCTGCGTCGGACGGGGACGAATGGCCCAATACGTCCTGCTTTGGCGTTTCTCGAGAAGCAACGAGTAATCGCCGGAGATGACGGAGCCAAGCTGGTGGTCGGACATTTCCAAGGCGCCACGTGTCGTCTTGCGCATGAGCTTGACAATTTTACCAAGCTGGTGGGCCATGTCGTACTTGGCAGCGGGCAACAGCGTAGACCAAACATCCTCCAGAAGGGCACCGCGAGCCACTCGGTCTagggcaccgtcgacggcagtTGTCACGGGCGTCAAACGCAGCAGGGGCAAGCTCGATTGATTCCGTATCGTCTCGTTCATAACGAGTCCTGCATCAGTAATTTGGAAGAAATGGGTCCCCGCTGCAGGGAACAGCTTTTtgttcgccgtcggcacgagCGTGAGTCGAAGAAGACGGTAGCGCAAGAGGCTTACAAGGTAGATGGTATTCTCATTCGACCGCGGCACTATTGTCATGCGAGGGACGTAAGGAGGCCGCACCGACGAACAGCGGCGAAGAGCAGGCGGACGGAAACGCACCTGGGCACAGCAGAGGTGGCCTCTGCAGCTGCACACGCGAGTCGTAGCCAGCCGAGGGCTCCGTCAGccgctcctcgagctcaCCGTAGGAACGCTTCCGAGACCCTCCGGCGGATGAGGTGGACATTTGAGTCGCCAACGGTCCGAGtccctcgtccgagtcctcCGCACCGCCGACTGACTGACCCAAGCCAGTGGCATTGGCACCGCTACGGATGGGTCCTGGCTTTCTTTCCTCCGTCACGTACGATGTGATGGATAAATCGTTTCCACCGGCAGAAATTCCTCGCAGGAAAACGACGCGCTCTGGATTCATACCGGTGGTatccgtcgtcggtggctcCATCGTGATAGTTGCCCGGTTGGGATAGCAGTCGTATGTGGCCCGCCCTAGAATAGGCTCTCAGAGGTTTCTGCGAGAGAAAATCGGGCGAAAAAGGGGAGAAAAAATTGTAATAAAAGGAAAGCAAGAGTAGGAAGAGAAGGAAGGGAAGGATGGAAAGGCATCAAAGAGGGATCGGCATACCGAAGGACGAAGCGGATCGAGAGGAGTGCGAATCAACGTCCGGCACTTGAGGAACAACAGAATCGACTGGTACAGAGACGGTGGATGGAAAAGAAAATATCTGGCAATAAATCCTGGCCAGCTACGCGTTTTCACCCAGTAGAAGCTGGAAACTAACTACGATGAACTTCAAGTAGGAGCGGTGCAGTGAATCGGTGGCTCATGACGTCACCGATCGAACCACCAAAAAATGCCCTCTAGCGCCCCCTCATCCAGCTTCTCTTCCTCCCCCTCGGTGAAATAAATGCGAGCGGTGGATGGAGGCCTTCGTTTTGCTCAACAGCTAGCACCTCCCAGCCCTTGACGGAACGCGTGGTGATGTTGTGAGGCCCGAGAAATCGTCAGATTGGTCCGACGAGACAGCGAATGGCAGGCAGCCAACACACCAACAACTCCAACGCAGAAATAACAGCTCATCGCCTCAACCAACGTGCAACCAACGTGCCTGCACCAACGCACGATCAACGTTCAGCCAAGTCACGGCCGAGGCACCTTCGAGGTACCGCAAAGGCACCCTCAAGGCACACTCAAGGCACAGTCGAGGCACAGTCGAGACACACTGACGTGCATGAATCCGACAGCTTCCCCGCACTTCGTTCCGGTCAAGTTGCCCacgctgtgctccgtactctgctcGCATGATTCGAGTATTGAAGTTGCACGCTCCGCTGCCCCAGGATTCCACGCCGATTCAGCAGGGCCACACTTCGAGCTGTGACGGAGTTGATATTGCCGGCGCCCTGCCGTGTCAGCAGAACCCATAGGCAGTCTCGTCATCCGTCACCCGTCACCTCGGATAGCCGTCACCTCGGATAGCCGTGAAAGGTGTGATAACGCCTGGTCGGTCTCTGAACTCTGGACGCGCTTCGATCGGCAGGCGTATACCCAAAATCACACAAAAGTCGATGGGACCCATGCCGTCGGCTCCCGGTGTCGTCCTTGGGTGTCTGTAAATACGCAGTGCCGCCCTCAAAATGCGGCTCGCAAAGTGCCACGCCGCTGCTTGGGCCCTCGGCAGCTCACGATTCCTTACGCCTGCGGCTGCCGctgcctcggcatcgcccaTCCAACCGGACCACGAGAGTGCGGGAAGAAACTGCCATCACATCTTCAACGCCATCCATTCCGCCGGTCGGCAATGGGGCTCGGCCGTCAAGCACAACGGTCTCAGCTTCTTCCCCGCCGCGATACCAAAGGGAACCCTGCTGTATCATGGATCCAACACGGACAGCATACCCCGAGGACCCGAGTGGCTTGCCTTCGAGGTCGAGCATGCCGAGGCCTTTGCCTTGTCCGTCACTCTCCCGGGCAGGCAGCATGACCAACTGGTGGGACAGAAGCCTCTGATTCCATCTTCTGCCCGTCGCAGAGACGCAGGCCGAGGTCAGCAAAATAGGCGGGGTTatctgcacacctacagagCTGAGAGGGATCTCAAAATACTCTACCTCGACGGAATGAGCGCCGGCAAGACGCACATGGGAACTCTTGATACCCAGGATCTCCTTCTTCGCGAGAACAACACGCCTCCCGCCTGGGACTCGTTcatggacgagctcgatCGTGCCGGCAGCATTTGCGACTTGATGACCGAGTGGGCGTACG encodes:
- a CDS encoding DNA replication complex GINS protein psf-3 — protein: MSYYDVNSILTDAEVRTPITVTATTLVLSHHLTPAAMQKVPCQFELDCPYLGHLDNSTSGLKPGTALTLPLWLAEMLALAAAGEDSKAPLTLNLPSCLSDQVAAALKADPRAVPLRDLSAHFYGIGVRMLDLFDERDLSAVLRRTFVVRAGDVGLHARKADESIGGHGQEFLRGLEEWERLLFRRAHEGVKGAKEWTEKVKKN
- a CDS encoding putative SOD2-superoxide dismutase precursor, mitochondrial, coding for MSAALLRTTPALRAGLRASARPMAAMTFARGKATLPDLPYDYAALEPYISGQIMELHHAKHHQTYVNSFNAACEALDEAQSKNDTKAAAAQAPLLNFHGGGHVNHSLFWENLAPNGKGGGGEPNGKLLAAIKEDFGSFDHLKKQTNAALAGIQGSGWAWLVKDKTTGTLGLVTRANQDPVTGNLEPLLGIDAWEHAYYLQYQNRKAEYFGAIWEVINWGTVAKRFEK